A single Lolium perenne isolate Kyuss_39 chromosome 6, Kyuss_2.0, whole genome shotgun sequence DNA region contains:
- the LOC127306006 gene encoding uncharacterized protein isoform X2, translating into MFQGIVDPQESSRNSDTAPTTDVMQPTLSDPEKDTNSTTGGKGRKNETAPATSTKKRIIGLDFSIERLAEKGRRLATLSVENTSVACLAYLIPYKAMVQDESTCHCNQSELVVSRVQSVQLCSSLRWRCISLLRQSNFAFAISRYKLRVKAEDGEAVINMVFFGDVATDLCVFSVLPLLFQDTSFASRLRMVKQSSTWFSLEMSPPI; encoded by the exons ATGTTTCAAG GTATAGTTGATCCACAGGAGAGTAGCAGAAACTCAGACACTGCACCTACCACAGATGTCATGCAGCCAACACTTTCAGACCCAGAGAAG GATACAAACTCTACAACAGGAGGAAAGGGAAGGAAGAATGAAACCGCACCTGCAACATCAACCAAGAAAAG GATTATTGGACTTGATTTCTCAATCGAGCGGCTCGCAGAGAAGGGTCGGCGCCTTGCTACGCTAAGTGTTGAAAATACCTCTGTGGCGTGTCTTGCATATCTCATTCCGTATAAGGCCATG GTGCAGGATGAAAGTACATGCCATTGCAACCAATCAGAATTGGTGGTTTCGAGAGTGCAATCGGTGCAGTTGTGTAGCAGTTTAAGATGGAGATGCATTTCGCTGCTTAGGCAAAGCAA TTTCGCCTTTGCTATTTCAAGATACAAGCTTCGCGTGAAGGCCGAGGATGGTGAAGCAGTCATCAACATGGTCTTCTTTGGAGATGTCGCCACCGATCTGTGTGTCTTCTCAGTTTTGCCTTTGCTATTTCAAGATACAAGCTTCGCGTCAAGGCTGAGGATGGTGAAGCAGTCATCAACATGGTTTTCTTTGGAGATGTCGCCACCGATCTGA
- the LOC127306006 gene encoding uncharacterized protein isoform X1, which translates to MLPDANNITFHVSRSELINNASRATTSTTNSKSSENTDKFIVLNSSEGIVDPQESSRNSDTAPTTDVMQPTLSDPEKVNKINQDTNSTTGGKGRKNETAPATSTKKRIIGLDFSIERLAEKGRRLATLSVENTSVACLAYLIPYKAMVQDESTCHCNQSELVVSRVQSVQLCSSLRWRCISLLRQSKYKLRVKAEDGEAVINMVFFGDVATDLCVFSVLPLLFQDTSFASRLRMVKQSSTWFSLEMSPPI; encoded by the exons ATGCTACCAGATGCCAACAATATAACCTTTCATGTTTCAAGGTCCGAATTGATTAACAATGCCAGTCGAGCGACAACATCCACAACTaactccaaaagttcagaaaATACAGACAAATTCATAGTACTCAATTCCTCTGAAGGTATAGTTGATCCACAGGAGAGTAGCAGAAACTCAGACACTGCACCTACCACAGATGTCATGCAGCCAACACTTTCAGACCCAGAGAAGGTAAATAAAATAAACCAG GATACAAACTCTACAACAGGAGGAAAGGGAAGGAAGAATGAAACCGCACCTGCAACATCAACCAAGAAAAG GATTATTGGACTTGATTTCTCAATCGAGCGGCTCGCAGAGAAGGGTCGGCGCCTTGCTACGCTAAGTGTTGAAAATACCTCTGTGGCGTGTCTTGCATATCTCATTCCGTATAAGGCCATG GTGCAGGATGAAAGTACATGCCATTGCAACCAATCAGAATTGGTGGTTTCGAGAGTGCAATCGGTGCAGTTGTGTAGCAGTTTAAGATGGAGATGCATTTCGCTGCTTAGGCAAAGCAA ATACAAGCTTCGCGTGAAGGCCGAGGATGGTGAAGCAGTCATCAACATGGTCTTCTTTGGAGATGTCGCCACCGATCTGTGTGTCTTCTCAGTTTTGCCTTTGCTATTTCAAGATACAAGCTTCGCGTCAAGGCTGAGGATGGTGAAGCAGTCATCAACATGGTTTTCTTTGGAGATGTCGCCACCGATCTGA